Below is a window of Quercus robur chromosome 6, dhQueRobu3.1, whole genome shotgun sequence DNA.
CGTCCTTCTCCTGAGTCAACCCGCGCTCAACTCTGAGGTCGTCCTCCAGCACCTTGACCTTCTCCTTCAGTGTCGTGGCCTCGTCCATAGAAGTAATCAGATTCGTCCTCAGGTCAGAGTTCTCCCTCTCCTGAGCCTCCATCCGGGTCGCCAGAGACGCCACCTTGGCCCCTTGAGTGAGGTACTCAGCAGTGATATGGATACTCTCTCCCAACACCTGGAGGAAATTATGAAGtcgtctataaaaaaaaaaaaaaaaaaaaaaaaaaaaaaaaaaaaagagaaatgatgaAGAGGGAAGAACCCGAACCTGGACCAGTTTGTGGACGTGACGGGAAGCCACATCGTTTAAGGACAAGTCAGATAGAGCCTTCAAGTCCGCTGAAGTAACGACCTCGTGAGCTCTTTCCACAGCCAAAGACTCGTCATCCCATATGGTGGACGGACGAGTATCAgtcttctcctttcctttgcCAACCACACGCGGCCTTTTAGAGCCAGGAGTAGGAATCTCTTCTATTGAAGCGGTCGGGGAGGCAGTCCTCGTCGTTTCAGAGGCTATGGAAGGAACAATGCTGAGCGGGATGGAGGCAGAACCCTTCCCGGTAACTCGCACGGTCTTCTTCCCCAAATTGGACAGGGGTTCGTCCTTCTTTGACCTCATCTTTGCATACATGTCCTTGTTAAACTTGGTCGTCATCTCTGCAAGAAGAAAGTGTGTCAAAGAAGTGCTTAAGTGTACAGAAGATGAATCAGCATTGACGAAGTTAaaacttactcttttttccttcaatgcCAAGCTGACGAAGAACGAAAGGAGATGGGTCAGGACCAAGGTTGTAAAACGCAAGAGATCGAGGGTCAACCAGCTCGTCCCAGCTCTCAATCGTCTCAGCGTACCCGATGGCGGTCTCTATACGTTCCTTATATCGTCTCTTCAGCCCAGGCCGTCTCTTAACTataccaaacaaagaaacaaagaagtcaGCAAGATCAGAACTTGAAAATTGGCAAGATTGAAACAACGGGGAGAAATACTGACGCACCTAAggtcggggttccccaccgacggagtaacctcgggatatcaccccaatcaCTGCTAGATTGGGTCTCGAAGTCGTccccagacacaaagaaaaagcgcgACTTCCAATACCTGAATGACGAAGGCAATCCCTTGACGATTCTAATCTTTCTCTCCCAAGGGACTAATTCGTAATATCCCCACTCTTTAGACTCTTTCAAACGATACAGGTAGGTGAGCTCACCTATCCTGATCATATCCCCGTTGGAggccaaccatatttgcatacagttAATGACGATCCTCCACGAGTTTGGCATGAGCTGTCCAGGGGCTATACCAAAATGATTTAAAAGTTCCATCAGGAACGGGTGGACGGGGAACCTAAGCCCACAGGTGAAGGCTGACTCATAAAAACATATTTCGCCTGGAAAGAAGTGACAAGCCCTGTCTTCTTCCCTGGGACGACGAACACGAACCCTAGACggaaattgaaacctatccttAAATCTATTCACGGTCTCGTCATCCAGACCACAAATCTCCCtaagggcataaaaagccctaacctctcgAGAACCAGAAACGGCGGTATCTCCTTCAGCCGGGCCACCACTGGACGATAGCCCAGTCTCGAGgtcactagacctaacctcagacattAATCTTCTCCCTCCTAAACCCTCAAACCAATTTAGCGATTGACGGAGCAACGGTAACAACTCACTCAAAACGACACTCAGACTATTGCCTTCgtacacaaaattttccaaaaaagggTAAGTACCCAAAGATCCCCCTAGACGCGCAAAAAGGAAGGAGATCGACGGGCAAGCTGTCCTAACCTCTAAGCTATCAACCATGGAAAATACAGaaaccaaaaggaaaacaaagcaCGAAACTGAAACcccaaaagaaaagcaaaagccAACACCAGAATAGAAGCGAAAAGGGAATAGCAAATCAGAAATTAtacagtaaaagaagaaaaagaagaaagaaaaaggaaagaagaacaTACCTCCAATGGCGGAACGGCAGAAGCAGCACAAGGCAGATCGGAGAAGAAGGAAGCCACAATATTCAGAGTATCTCTAAAAAACTGGTTTGCTTTTGCTCTCTGAGAAATAAACGAAAAGTTGAAAAGGAGAAGTTTTAAATGTGGGCCAAAAAACGATTGAAAAAccagcgggaaacccaagggtcatgccattaATTCCACAGACCATCAAGCGCCACGTGGCCATGATTGCGTGTAACGCCGCCACTAAACATTAAAGGCGAAACAGAACCCCAAGAGTCACAAGAAAAACTTTTCAGCTTCTGTGATCGTCATGACAGGTCACCGACGACCccagaacctggggggcaactgacGGGAATGACAACTCTACATACCGctgacgaagataacattaCTGACGAGAGAACCATCCATGACGAAGTGAGCAGAAACAGCGAAGGAAGCTATCATCACCGACGAGGCAAAGAGTTATTCAATACGATCAATCAATGATCCGAGCAGTTACCAAATCAACCAAGAAGACCGTTGGAGGGCCtattaaaagtctcattactggcCAGGTGCGTTACAAAAGAAAgcattaacagcctcaacggcTAGCCCTGATGGGCTCAGGTATAAAACTCTCACACAACCAACAGAAGGggatatatgcaaaaatactctgaaactatctattcttttctttattgtgtttaactgtgatcctaactttggcatcggagactttgtggcaggcgcCACACCGGTGTCTCTCGACGAGCAAACCTTCACGCCTCACGGGTGATTCCATCTGCACATTCACTGACGGATTTGTGTTCCATCAATTAGTTAtgtgattttctgggttttgaatGCTTTGGTGTAAGAATTTATTGCTTAGTTTAAGAATTGAGGTTTAAgctatacaatttttttttttttttttttttttttttggtactgaATGGtagatttttttgcaaattttatcgtttatgtgatttttttggtCTTTAGTAATGAGGAGTGGAAGTGTTTTGCTTCATTTAGAATTGGAATTTAATGTAAAGTTGAATCTAGTTGACTCGTAAATtgttattttggtatttgtatGATTTGTTCTCAAGGTTAATAACCTTGGATACTGCAGTTGATTTGGATTAAGGTTAATAACCTTGTATGACCATTTATAAAACCATTATAAGACCATCTATGCTTTATGGGATTGAATGTTGAGTTATTAAGAGTAGTTTTTATGCACTTAGTAatttttataaacaatttttataagGGAAATCTGGTTGATTGGCTGAAAATCAATTGTACTAATAACTCTTGCAGGTTAGGAGTGCAACCTCCTTGGAGAATCATTTTCCCTTTCACCATTTGGCTGCTGTGGAAGTACAGAAATGCAGCTATATTCAGGAACCTTCATGCTCAACCTTATGTCCACAAGGGAGGCTCTTTTCCGTGCTTTGGAATTTCAACATTGTGGCCTCAATGCCAAGAAGACAGGCAACAAGAAATTGGTGCAAGTCAGGTGGGAGAGACCTCAAGCCGGGTGGGCTTGTCTGAATACTGATGGGGCAGCTATGGGAAATCCAGGCCGGGCTGGGAGTGGCGGCCTTATCAGGAACGATCACGGGGAATGGCTGGGTGGTTTTTCTAGGAGTATTGGATCTTCTAACAGCTTTATGGCAAAGCTTTGGGGGCTTAGAGATGGTCTCAATCTTTGTTATGAAATGCAGTTGAGTGTCATGGATGTTCAGCTTGATGCAAAGGCCGTTGTTCAGCTTTTCTCAAATTCTTCAAGTGCTAACCGTTGTGCATTGCCTCTCCTTGATGACTGCAAACATTTGATATCTCAGATTGGCCAAGTCCGAATCAGACATTGTTTTCGTGAGGCTAATACTTGTGCTGATTTTTTGGCTCAGTTAGGATCTCAACAGGATagatcttttgttttatttcatgACCCACCTGTGGGTATGTTGGATTTGTTAAGCTCTGATAGAGCTGGTATGTACCATAGCAGATACTCTTCTGATCTGCCTTGTTCCCCTTAGTTCTTTTTGTTAATGAAGTtcctttctaccaaaaaaaaaagatatgtattttattatctttttacatttttatgtagtacaatttaaacttggattattggtgtatattttatcatctttttacattttcattttatgcttcatgatgatgaaaattatttagatttaattaatattgatAAGAAGTCATTAAtggtaataacaaataattatgacactaaaaaagaaaaattgtccaaactttattaaaataataccaataatatattattattattatttttttagtaagtatatgaagtaattgatttaagtatgaaataaactcccttatatatacattgtcctttttggtaatttatccctcaaactgcaacttttataattgttagccaaacac
It encodes the following:
- the LOC126732721 gene encoding uncharacterized protein LOC126732721 yields the protein MTTKFNKDMYAKMRSKKDEPLSNLGKKTVRVTGKGSASIPLSIVPSIASETTRTASPTASIEEIPTPGSKRPRVVGKGKEKTDTRPSTIWDDESLAVERAHEVVTSADLKALSDLSLNDVASRHVHKLVQVLGESIHITAEYLTQGAKVASLATRMEAQERENSDLRTNLITSMDEATTLKEKVKVLEDDLRVERGLTQEKDEQLQAAKEKLVNIAARSVEAFQTTDEYNTVLFSWYFKGFELLRRYMIKHPSGVNLESLDLEEVDKEMALEEAASSSAPGDDVPEPVADVPASEGTTDA